One Corythoichthys intestinalis isolate RoL2023-P3 chromosome 9, ASM3026506v1, whole genome shotgun sequence DNA window includes the following coding sequences:
- the eno1b gene encoding enolase 1b, (alpha), with translation MSILKIHAREIFDSRGNPTVEVDLYTANGLFRAAVPSGASTGIYEALELRDNDKSRYLGKGVSQAVEHINSSIGPALIEQNVSVVEQEKIDRLMIDMDGTENKSKFGANAILGVSLAVCKAGAAEKGVPLYRHIADLAGNPKVILPVPAFNVINGGSHAGNKLAMQEFMILPVGASTFRDAMRIGAEVYHNLKNVIKKKYGQDATNVGDEGGFAPNILENKEALELIKEAIAKAGYTDKVVIGMDVAASEFYREGKYDLDFKSPDDPSRYITPEELADLYKSFVKDYPVVSIEDPFDQDDWAAWSNFTASTDIQVVGDDLTVTNPTRICKAVEEKACNCLLLKVNQIGTVTESMQACKMAQESGWGVMVSHRSGETEDTFIADLVVGLCTGQIKTGAPCRSERLAKYNQILRIEEDLGDEACFAGKNFRQPLAE, from the exons ATGTCAATTCTCAAAATTCACGCCCGAGAGATCTTTGACTCACGTGGGAACCCCACTGTGGAGGTTGACCTCTACACTGCTAATG GCCTATTCAGGGCAGCCGTACCTAGTGGTGCATCCACTGGAATTTATGAAGCCTTAGAGCTGCGTGATAACGACAAGTCACGCTACCTCGGGAAAG GTGTCTCACAGGCAGTGGAGCACATAAACTCATCAATTGGACCTGCGCTTATTGAGCAA AATGTATCTGTGGTCGAGCAAGAGAAAATCGATCGGCTCATGATTGACATGGATGGCACAGAGAACAAAT CCAAATTCGGCGCCAACGCCATTCTCGGTGTGTCGCTGGCCGTTTGCAAGGCAGGTGCAGCGGAGAAAGGAGTTCCTCTATATCGTCACATTGCTGACCTTGCAGGAAATCCCAAAGTCATCTTGCCTGTGCCG GCCTTCAATGTGATCAATGGCGGCTCCCATGCAGGCAACAAGCTTGCCATGCAGGAGTTCATGATCCTTCCAGTTGGCGCAAGCACCTTCAGGGACGCTATGCGCATTGGAGCTGAGGTTTACCACAATCTCAAAAATGTCATCAAGAAGAAGTATGGCCAGGATGCCACCAATGTAGGTGATGAAGGTGGCTTTGCTCCAAACATCCTGGAGAACAAGGAAG CACTGGAGTTAATAAAGGAGGCCATAGCCAAAGCAGGATACACAGACAAAGTTGTGATTGGCATGGACGTGGCAGCGTCTGAATTTTACCGTGAAGGAAAATACGACCTGGACTTCAAGTCTCCCGACGATCCGTCTCGCTATATCACTCCTGAAGAGCTGGCCGACCTCTACAAGAGCTTTGTGAAGGATTATCCAG TGGTATCCATTGAGGACCCATTTGACCAGGACGACTGGGCGGCGTGGAGCAACTTCACCGCCAGTACTGACATCCAGGTTGTTGGAGACGATCTCACGGTGACCAACCCGACACGCATCTGCAAGGCTGTGGAGGAGAAGGCCTGCAACTGTCTGCTGCTTAAAGTCAACCAAATTGGCACTGTAACCGAGTCCATGCAAGC GTGCAAGATGGCTCAGGAGAGCGGCTGGGGAGTCATGGTTAGCCATCGCTCAGGAGAAACCGAGGACACCTTCATTGCGGACTTAGTTGTCGGGTTGTGTACTGGACAG ATCAAGACTGGGGCACCTTGCCGTTCCGAGCGTTTGGCCAAATATAATCAGATTCTCAG AATTGAAGAGGACTTAGGAGACGAAGCATGTTTTGCTGGGAAAAACTTCAGACAGCCGTTGGCAGAGTAA